TCATCACAGGAAACTGGCAGTCCCCAACAGAAGGGTCCTCATCTGTCACCATAGCCAAACCAGAAAAATCACAGGTCCACCTAATCTGGCCATTGACCTGATAGTACATGTTAAAAGCATAAGAAGCATTCTGATGCACACTCAGATTATTACAAGAACATCCATAACCCAAAGCAGTGCAATCTGACAAGCTACAAGCATAATCAATGTTCTCTGGCAATTCATCCAAGTATTTGATATCTGAGTTCAGAACACACCACCTTTTCAGCATATATTCCACTCCATCCACAGCCACCAATCCTTTATTTTTCCTTGACCCAGATAAGTCAAGCCCATACTTTGGCTTCCCATCATACTCAAATATCCCCCAGTGCCTCTCAAAGTTCCCAGGCTCAACACTCTTGGCATTCTCATCAATGAGACTAAACAGATAAATCTCTATCTTGCCATTCCGAGCTGGGGTTCCGTTCCCACTCAGAGCATGCTGCAGCATTCCCTGATTGAACCTTTTGGCGTTTTTTATGTTGGCATGTTTGTCACCATCAGTTGGCCAACCAACTTCTCCAACTATGATCTTCGTGTCAGGAAAACCTGCTTTGTTTAAGGCTGCAACAAGGGTGTCAAAATTCGCATCGAATACGTTCTTGTATACTCTATCACCATCTCTAAGAGGCTTGAAATTCTTCCCATCAAAGAAAGCAAAGTCCAAGGGGAAGTATTCATCACTATAGAGACTAAGAAAAGGGTAGATATTGACAGTGAAGGGAGCATCATTGACATGGAGGTACTGGACTAACTCAATTGTTATGTCTCGGATTTCAGCGCGGAAATCTCCAGCAGATGGAACCGGGTTTGAATCAGGAGAGAAGTAGATGTCTGCATTGAGAGGGACAGTTGCTTTGACCCTTGACCCCACACCTTGATCATTTAGAGCTTGCTGAATGTTCTTAAGAGCTGGCAATGTAGTATGTAGATAAGCACCATTGTATGCTTCAAGGAATGGTTCGTTTCCTACAGCAACATACCTGAAAACACCAATTGCCATCACAACTTTAGTGCTTTCTTAACAAAGAGCAAACCGTCCAAACAACTAGTATTAGAACTGTGTAGAAGTACAAGTCTTCATAATTTAATGCGCTAATCATTGCCCTGCATTTTGTTTAACCAAAATCAAAGAGTTGGACGGTATGTGTCTCATAAAGAGACTGGATATCCTAGACAAACTTATCCTACCATGCCCACAAGCCCACAAGTCCAATACAAAGTTTAAGCCTCTCAAAAAGGAATCTTCAGACATTAATAACGGTCTTTAATAGGTGAATTTATATGAAAAAAGGGGAATGATATATTAAAACAAGGATTGACTATTTTCCACAATCAGGGGTTGATAGTCTTGTTCCAAGATTTgagggagaaaataaaaaaaaactcaccatttAATGTATAATGGGAAACTAGTTTACCATAAGAGGAAAACCAATTACCCAAACATGATCGCATTCGGGGATTTTAAATAGAAGAGGGTTTCAGAGTGAAAATTAGTAGAACACTTGATGCGCAAAAAAATAGGAAGGTCACACACACACACTCATGATGTAGCCTTAATATGAAACTATGTTACTAAACCTGATATTGACTCCACCAGTGTACAAGTAACTGGTCACATTGGCTTCAACCCAAGAAGCGGCAGCCTTAGGATCATCACTCATTTCTTCTAACAACCGGTTGGGTATGGCCACCATGACCTCAATATGAGTCCCCATTAGAGCCGCCAAAATCCATTCATCGGCCTCGAACAGTTTCAGCTTTGTGAACCCATTTTCCTTGAGCATCCGAACTATCTTTCTAGGTGGAATTTGGTTACTAGCTAACGTACCCCAGTTCACTCCAACCCCTGAACCAGTCGATACCATGGCCATAAAAACAACAAGAACGACTAAGGTTACAATGACTAATTTTTCTTGTGACATTTTGGACACTTTTTTTAAGAGGTGATATCTTTGGTGGGTTTTTTTTACAAATAAAGAAAATATGTAAATCTTTCTTGAACAAAGAGTTTACAATGATTAAaaggagagaaggagaagaaagggGGAAATATTTTGGTTGCTATGCTTCAAATTTATAAGCATCAAAAGTTTGTGATCGTTGTATGTAATTTTTGGAACCTTCATGGGGAAGGTGAATAGAAAGGAAAGATTCGTTCCTTAATTCAGTTATAGTACACAGCCATTTGTCAATTCTTTCTTACCTACGtgatttttttttagataaaGGCCAGTAGCCTACAAGAATAACACTCAATCTTCAAAAGTTCTAACACTAATTTTTTTATACAATGATATACATTTTAGTTTTATGAAAAATCtaacaaatttttaagaaattaagaATAATTTAGAACGTTAAAATCaagatttaaatattatattgcACCTATATTTGTTTCGTTTTTTATATGCCACTAAAAAagttatttgacatatgatatctatattctaaattatttagaattttttaaaaatttatgaaaaatttTCTATAACTATTCTATACACTATCCTAACAAAAAAGAGTTTAtaacttatatatatacaaaaaaaaaaaatcctatccGTAAGCACATTTTCAAGATTCCCAATATAAAAGCTCccgtatataaaatatataatttggaAAGAGAGTACATTCATATTGCCTTTTTCCACTTTAGTCATAAAATGCCTTTCCAGCCAAATTTTACGTGTtaatttgctttttttttttattattattatttctggTTGTTCTGTATTTCGCTAAAAGTTTGCACTTTAATTACTTAATACCATTTACTTTCTTAGTGTCATAACCGTGGACGTCAGAAGCAAATTAACAAGCCTTAGCATGGTCAGATGGTCATAAAAGGTATCATACGTAGTATGAGCTCTGAAATAGTGCATTccaaagaaaaggaaaaggaaaagaaaaaaaaagtggatCCTGTTGTAATAATTTATTAtgactatttttttatatatatattttgtatgcaGTAGAATTTATTACTATTTGGAACGAAAAATGTAATAAAATTATAATCTTAATTATAAGGTTATTGTCTGGTCAAATGGCATGCGGAGAAATTTCAGAAAATTAGATAATAAACATTAAAAGACAAAACATTGTAAGATTTATAGGTTACCATaatatactttatatatatatatatatttatacatatatcaTCACCAACAACATGTTTTGCACGAACTAATTGTGCACAAAATCAAGCCTATAAACAGGCACAACAACAAAGTCTATACAAACATGAGGCATGCAAAAGATGACACAAAATCTCTAAGACACTACACGATCACACCATTAATAAGAGTTCTTATTTGTTTTGAGGTATCTAACCAATTGGATGTCTCTTTGTTTTAAAACTAGTTCTCTTAGTTAAAATTTTAAGAATCTTCTAATAAAAGCACTTTAATACTTAATATCCTAATTGTAGTCCAATATATTATAATGTGGCAAAAGTCTTCCTTCTGAAATGCAAGTAAATAAAGAAACAATATTTTGAAATGCAATTAAAATCCTTATGaattcaatttaaatgaagaaaatccTACTAGCATGCAATTAGAACTTTATAGAAAGatcaatttaaataaagaaaCAATCTTTCTTAAATGTAATTAAACATTTCTATACCATTGGTATTCAAAATTTTAAAGCGTATAAAAAGTAAGAGCAAATTATATTCTAGATTTTATACTAAAGACATTCCTATTTTTCCTCCACAATAATTAAGACAATCGATCCCACAAGGCCTTTTATTTTTCAATAGACAAATTTTAGtttagaaattaaaagaaaacatacaTTTTAGCTTTAGCAATATCAAAGAGAAGATCATGAAATTTCTTAATCTTACAATCAACCCCAAATCACAAGTTGATCGAATATCCGTCGCGTACCCTTGGCTCAGTCCAGTAGTCTCCCCACATCAGATTTACATAAAGTCTATGTTTGAACCTTATGAAAGATGCAATTGAACCTTACTAAAGATGCACTTGAAACCTTATGAAAAATGTTATTAGTTATTAGTAGAATTTGAGTGTGAAATCGAGTCTATTTAGAATCACATATCGAAGTCTCCCCACATCATATATATCGAATTAGGACAGGAGGAATTACTGAGAGACCTGTGGAcaaattatgatgtgaatggggGGTTCAACAGCAGCTTTTATTGGAAAAGTTTTGTAAGAGAAGCACCCAAACAACTCGGCATATAGCCTTATCATATGTTTATTACATGTTGTTTATCAACCACTATATATAAtacgatatttatttatttttcagtgCCGACATTTTTTTGTTTAGCTAGACAAAGATTTCCACTTCAGAATGCTTTGACATAAATACCAAATATTAGTTCATTCATTCAAACCTTTCAGTTTTCAGTGCTAATCTTTCATACAGGTTACACAAAATGTCAAAAACCAATCTCCTTGTCCCTTTTTCAACCAGAATTGAACAAACATTATGTGAGAATCTGGAAAAATATTGCCAAGGACGGATCTCGCTACATACTAGAAAGATGTTAATCGCCGCATGGAAACTACCTACCATATGAACCATCAAACATCATCACTCGTGTTAGACAACCTTAAACTTACGAAACTGAAAAGGGTTGAACCGTTTTTTCATTGCTTTCAGAGTTGTACCCCATTGAATTCAGGCAAAATTGAGTTTTCTTCAAAGATATTTCTTGTATGCATTTTGGCTCGTCTTTGTTTGCTCAATAGATTGGAACTTGGAAGCATTTAAACCGGTAACTTTAAAAGCCAGTGGGCCAGAATGCCATTAAACCATCCCTGCAATGTTAAGATCCGTGAATGTTTAACCATTGCCTCGGTACGCTTTCACACTAAACATGAATCTGGAAGCCTGAAGCTTAAGCAAAACATTGACTGCACAACAAAGGTACAAAAAGAACAGCCAATAAGTACCCAAGCAAGTACTGTCTCCATGGTgcaaaaataagaaaagaaacaaaagaaaatgtCGTTCAAATGGTGGTACCTTGTTTGGAGCAACGTCCCTGACCTTATGAAATATTGGATCTTGTATAGAGGAACCTAAGGCAGCCTCAGCCTCCTGAACAGTAGTTGGAAAAGCAATTTACATCAAAGCAATGGAGAAACCATTTTAGAGCATTAAAAATAATTTCCCACATAACATGAATAAAAATGGTCGAATGCAATATTACTTACTGAAATAATATACTCTTGGGTTTCATTTGCCCGTATAAAGCAATAGCAGTGAATCCAAGGAAGATCACCCTTCCAATATTTCCTCTGTATTATGCCCCTAAACGCATCTaatgacccaaaaaaaaaaaagaaaacaataagAGGTTGGTTCTATTATTTGAAGTTTGTGAGGATAGAATTTAAGGGTTCTGTGTTCCACTACATAAATGATGAATAGTGCAGAGCATCTGTACCTAAAAACTGAAGAGCGGAAGCAGGTAGATTCATTATAACATGATCAACATGTTCCCAAGTCTTAACGCCGACAACCTTTGAGCCTCGTAATCTCTTATTCTTGCTTCCTTTTCCCCTTCCAGCAAGAGAAGGATTAGTGCTGCAAGTGCTTCCATTTCCTGCAGAGAACATATAGTTAAGACTGTAAATCCCGCATTTTTTGGTCAGGAAAACATTAATTAGATAGGCAACAAACTCCAGCAATGCTTAAACTTCACAAATGCACCCTATATTAAGCATCACATATACACCCgatatataattaagaaaagagCATAAATTCATTAGTAGTCAAAGTCCTGTTTGTACCGTCCTTACCTTCTTGACAATCATCTGAAGGTCTTTTAACTGCAACTACAGATGCATCCACAGTATTACCTGAGCCTTCTTCACTCTCGAATTTATTCTCAACACCATTTGGTAATTCTTTCACCTCAACTACAAGGAACAGAAAAATTTACTTGACATGTGCACTAATATTTTTTACCTACCACAAGGTTGTACTCACAAATCGCATTACCAGTTAGCTTGCTGTATTCTGATTCTGATTCCTGATTGATAATTCTCTGCTGTTCACTTGATTTTGGGGCAGAGGTATGGTTCAATTCTATCTCAATTTCGGGTACAGTCATCATTTGAGAAATGAATTTTCTTGCATCAGTGTTGTAAGGGTGGACATAATCATCAACCTTGTTAACTTCAGCATTAATCTTCAGATAACGAACACTATCTGGATTTAGGTCATTTGCAAAGACTATGCATTCTTTCTGCGCTGCAGGAATGGCAAAAGGACCAATGCCGGCAAACATGTCACAAATAATTTGCCCTGCCTGAAATTGAGAAACCAGCCTAATGTGTTCATGTTCCAATCTCGAATTCCAGTATACCAAGCCATAATCAAGCTTGAAAGTCGATCCATACTGCTTCACTTCTGTAACCATATCATTCTCTCCTGCTAGAACTTCAAATTTGGGCACGCGGAATTCATTTGAGATTGTACCAACTTTATTAACAATAGTTTTGATTCTAGGATAATTTTTCTgccaatataaatataaaaaattgaatCATTACAAAAAAGTAGTTAAACGCACTATAAGCACAGAAAAAGGGACTCTCAACTATGCGCTTATGACTCATGACTCAAAGGGGAAGATGAAAACAACATTAGACACCAAAAGTATAAGAGACTCATACTCTTGGTTAATCAAAGCTTGTCTTCACTTTACAAAGAATGATTTTAATACCAAACAAAGATTCGTCAATTCAAAAAGGAAGAACTGTATCACTAGCAAACAAAACAAAACTGTACAGAAGTTGTAAGCTCAAGTATCTTGCTGTACTTTCGCAGTGGCACAAAAATAGAAAAAGTTTGTAAAGATGTAAAGTCAGAAGAAGTAATGGAAATATACATCATATATAACTTTTGCTATAACACCCTGATAGGCCCGAGATCGGTTTTACTTACGTTAGGAGGGGTAAACGGGTCAATGGGCAAGCATAGTAGGGTTGGGTCTCTTGTATGTGAAGGTGGGTAGTTTGGTAATTGCTGAGTTAGTTAGTGGTGAGCTGATATAGTATTCGAGTGTGAGAGGGAGGGTATGCTAGAGCTTGTATTTGCTTTCTTGCATTAGGAGGGACCCAAGCTCTCGAATACCTGTGGGTTGTACTTGGTGTTtctatttgttttcctttttggATTGAATAACATCTCTCTCCATATCCAAACCTACTGCTATTTGTGTACTGTTCCATTGCTCTAATTCACTTGCAGATAGTCGGAGCATatcaagtggtatcagagctgtCCAGTCTTGTGGATGCCGGTGCCGACTCGGATGGAATCCTGAATTGACTCTGTGGAAGGTGATGTCGGTGTCTTGAAGGAGACTGTTCAGTCCCATTCCCACGATTTGGTTGTGATTACTCAGAAGTTGGATCTGGTCCTCAAGGGGCAAGCCTTCATTGCGTTTGAATTGGCCAATCGTGGCTCGAGTCCTGGTCCCTGTGCCCCCGGCAATGGGCCACCTTCGTTGGGGTCGACTCACGGCAGTGGCACGCTTGAAGCGTCGGAGGGTCGTCGTTCCGAATTTTGAGCTCGAAAGATTGAACTTCCCGTGTTCTCAGGTGGGGACCCCGATGAATGGACTTACCGAGCTGATCGGTACTTTCGGTTGCAGTGGCTGTCAACGGCATAGCAACTGGAGGCAGCAATGATGTGTCTGGAAGGGGCGGCTCTGTATTGATTCCGTTGGGAGAACCTACGCCACCCGATTGGTACTTGGGAAGAACTTAAGGCGCTGCTCATCCGTCAATTTCGTCCAGCCAATGAAGGGATGGTGTTCAATCGGTTCTTTGGACTTTGTAAAATATGGTGAATGAATTGTATTTTATTCAATAGAATAGTATGTATTTATATACAAAATTAGGGAGACTAAATAGGAAACTAACTAAATACAATTAACTCTAATTTCTACAACTAATATACAGCTAATATAttctaacactccccctcaagctggagcaTAAATGTTAATCATACCCAGCTTGTTACAAAGATAATCAACCCGCACCCCATTCAAAGCCTTTGTAAAAATATCTCCTAATTGTTCTCCAGTCTTCACATATTCTGTGGAGATCAGGCCTTGTTGAATTTTCtcacgaacaaaatgacaatcaatctCAATGTGCTTAGTTCGCTCGTGGAACACAGGATTTGAGGCAATATGAAGAGCAGCTTGATTATCACACCACAATTTTGCTGGAACTGAAGTCTTAAACCCGAATTCAGTCAAAAGCTGATAAATCCATACTATCTCACACACAGACTGTGCCATAGCTCTATATTCTGATTCTGCACTGGATCTAGACACAACATTTTgcttcttactcttccaagaGATTAGATTGCCCCCAACAAAGACACAATAACCTGAAGTGGATCGTCTATCTACCTTGGagcctgcccaatctgcatcagagAAACACTAAATCTGGGTGTGTCCATGATCCTTGTAAACAATACCTCGTCCTGGTGCTTCTTTCAAGTAACACAAAATTTGCTCTAATGCTGCCCAATGATGAATTGTTGGAGAAGACATAAACTGACTAACAACACTAACGGAGAATGCAATATCTGGACGAGTCACAGTTAGATAATTCAACTTTCCAACCAATCTGCGATATTTCTCAGGATCTTCAAATGGTTCCCCATCACGTGTAAGATGCACAGCTGGATTCATTGGAGTACTACAAGGTTTTGCTCCCAATTTTCCTGTCTCAATTAACAAATCAAGTACATACTTTCTTTGAGACAGAAAAATACCTTGTTTACTCCGAGTAACTTCTACTCCCAAGAAATACTTGAGCACCCCTAAATCCTTCGTGTGAAACTGGGTATGAATGAAAGATTTAAGGGATGAGATGCCTCCAGTATCATTTCCAGTAATAacgatgtcatccacatacacaactaACAAAATGATACCAGCAGTTGATCTTTTATAGAACACAGAATGATCTAACTTACTTTTCAACAAACCAAATTTCTCAACAGCCTGACTAAATTTACCAAACCAAGCACGAGGACTTTGTTTCAACCCATATAAAGATTTGCGAAGACGACAAACTCGCCCTAACTCCCCCTGAGCAACAAACCcaggaggttgctccatatacacTTCTTCCTCAAGATCTCCATGAAGAAAAGCATTTTTAATATCAAGCTGATGCAAAGGCCAATGATGAGTAGCTGCCATGGAAATGAATAGTCGAACAGATGTGAGTTTAGCAACAGGAGAAAAAGTATCACAATAGTCCACTCCATAGGTTTGAGCATAACCCTTGGCAACAAGACGGGCTTTTAAGCGAGCAATTGTTCCATCTGGATGGACTTTAACCGTaaacacccatttgcaccctatggCCCGTTTGCCTGAAGGTAAATTAACCAAGTCCCAAGTACCATTCGCAACTAAAGCATTCATCTCTTCTATCATTGCAGCAAGCCAACCAGGATGAGACATGGCTTCACGAACAGTTTTAGGAATAGTGATAGAATCAAGAGAAGCAATAAAAGAGCAAGAAGAAGATGACAGatgattataagaaacaaaagaagaaataggataTGTACATTGACGTTTACCTTTACGTAGTGCAATGGGAAGATCATCGTTGAGTTCCGAATCTGATGATGATGATGCAGGTGCAGGACATGAAACAGGAGGTGGACGCCTGGAGTACACTATAATAGGAGGCTTAGGAGGTGGTGTAGGCATTGCGGGAGCTATGACCGAGGTAGGTGAAGGAACAAGAGACTCATCAGAACATGTATCGGGCGCAGCCGTTGTGACAGAATATACCAACAAATCATCATCATCCCCATGACGAGTAGGAGTAGGTGAAGATGAAAAATAAGGTGTATTTTCCACAAAAGTAACATCAATAGACACAAGATATTTGTTAAGATCAGGACAATAACACCTATACCCTTTCTGAAGACGAGAATAACCAAGAAATACACACTTTAATGACTTAGGATCTAATTTGGTGACATGTGGACGGACATCTCGAGCAAAACAAACACTGCCAAATACCCGATGAGCAACTGGAAACAATGACTTAACAGGAAAAAGAATTTTAAATGGGATCTCACCATTAAGTACTGAGGATGGCATGCGATTAATAAGAAAGCAAGCTGTGGAAACTGCATCGGCCCAAAAAGGTTTGGGAACTTTCATTTGAAACAAGAGGGCACGTGCAGTTTCAAGAAGATGTCTGTTTttacgttctgctacaccattttggggTGCAGTATCAACGCAAGAAGTTTCATGAAGCATGCCATTAGAGATCATATAAGATTGAAATTGAGCAGATGTGTATTCCTTGGCATTATCACTTCGCAAAGTACGAACATGCacattaaattgattttgaaTCTTAGCACAAAAAGCACAAAATATAGGAAACAACTCGGaacgatttttcattaaatataaccaagttacacgagaataatcatccacaaaagtaacaaaataccTGAATCCAGGTTTAGACAAAATAGGAGAAGGACCCCATACATCAGAATGAACTAACTCAAAAGGAACACTAGCACGTTTATTGACTCTAGGACTCAAACTAACACGATGATGTTTGGCAAACTGACACGACTCACAATCTAATGAAGACACCTTACTATATTGGGGACAAAGCTTCTTGAGCAAAGGAAGGGATGGATGGCCCAAACGACAATGAGCCTCAAAAGCGGAAGCGACACTCGGACAAGCAATAGGAGTTGAGGACAGTGGATCAAGAACATACAGGCCGCCAGATTCATGTCCTTTACCAATAATCTTCTTCGTCATAAGATCCTGAAATAAACAATGATCGGGAAAGAAAGAGATGCAACAATTCAAATTACGAGTGAGTTGACTAACAGAAAGCAAATTAAAGGATAAATTAGGTAAATGTAAGACTGATGACAAAGTAAGCAAAGGTGTAGGAGTAACAGTGCCAGATCCAAGAACAGAAGATGGTGATCCATCAGCTAAGGTAACAGAAGAAGTGGGACTATAAGACTGAAAAGTGGAAAAGAGACTGGAATTACCTGTCATGTGAtctgtggcaccagaatcaatgacCCATTTCGAGGATGTGGAAAGAAGGCATGCATTAGATTTACCTGAATCAGCAATTGCAGTGACAGAAGGAGATGAAGACTGGAGTGATTCTTGGTACCTTGAGAACTTGGCAAATTCATCCGCAGAAATAGTGACCGATCTATCAGGTGCATCACTAGTGTTTGCAACATTAGCATAGTGTTTTTGCTGATTTTTAAATTGTAGCTTCTTACACTCGAACTTGGTATGGCCTGGTTTCTTACAATAGTTGCACATAATGCTCCCGGATTCCGGTGTTCGATTGTCAGGCCTTTGGGAATTGCCTCCTTTGGAACCACTTGGAGTAGAGTTTCTCCATGGTGCATGATTATTATGACCAACCAAAGCACTATTAAGAGAAACAGATGGAGTAGTTTCTGTACGAAGAACACGGCTAAAGACATCTTGTAAAGAGGAGACATCAGACCCAGAAAGAACCTGTGACTTTGCAGAGTCAAAGTCAGATGAGAGTCCTGCTAGAAAGCTCATGATAGCCATCTGCTCTCGCTGGCGCTGTTGAACCTTCACATCAGGACTAAATGGCAACAACACATTAAGCTCTTCGTATGTCCTCTTAAATGTCATAAAGTAGTTCATAAGAGACTGATCTTGTTTCTCCGCGCGGTAAAAGGCTTTGCAAACATCATGCATACGAGATAGATTGCCTTTTCCAGATTACAAAACCTCCAAGTAATCCATTAGTTCTTTAACCAATTCACAATGATTAATTAAACTAATTACCTCATTATCAATAGAATTTCGAATTTGAAGAAACAAGCGAGCATCCTCACGTAGCCACACTTTTCGTGAATCGTCTTTTTCTTTGGGAGGATCATCAGTCAAGTGATCATCTTTGTCAATACTCCTTAGATAAAGTCGAATCGTCTTACTCCAATCCAAATAATTCGACCCAATCAATTTATGGTCCGTGATTTTAGACATCACGGGAACCACATCAGAAATAACTAGTGGTTTTGGATCTGATTTCACCTTTGCCATAACCTCAAAAACAAATATCGAAAGAGACAAAACAGAATCGAACAACGAAGAACAAGTAAAGAACACCCAGATACGAAGAAGTGAGAAATACCAAACTACAACCTGAGACAGATGCGAGTAGGCTCAAGAGGAGTCGAGAAACAAACCGGAGATGATTTGCCGTCGAAATCCCCGTCACACGCGCCTCCACGCGCCGACGCGTGGGGTAGGTGGCAGAAGGAACAAGCGGCGCGTGAGCCACACGCGCGAGGAATCCGGTGACCGGACTTTGGGGTTTGGCAGATTGGCGGCTGGGTAATCTTTCTGAGTGGGCGGTGAGAACAAATAATCACTCTAAAGATGGTTTCCGAAAAAGAACCCTAATTGAAAAACCCCAATTTGTGATGAACCCTAATTGAAAAAACCCTAATTTGTAATGAACCCTAATTTCGAATTTCGAATTCCCAATCCCAAAAtcagctctgataccatgtaaaaTATGGTGAATGAATTGTATTTTATTCAATAGAATAGTATGTATTTATATACAAAATTAGGGAGACTAAATAGAAAACTAACTAAATACAATTAACTCTAATTTCTACAACTAATATACAGCTAATATATTCTAACAGACTTCAACAGGTCTCCACCGTGCAAGGGTACCGACAACAATTCGAGATGCTTGCCTCCACGATGGGTGTTGTCTTGAACGTCTACTTTCATCAAAGGCCTAAGGATGGAGATTCAAGGCCCACTCCGAATTTTGGAGCCCACTGGGTTGGTCAAGACCATGGAGTTGGCTGAGGCCATAGAGGCCAACTAAGCTTTGGTCCGGGCCCATCGAATTGGTCCAAGCAAAGTCAACCCAACACAACCCTTGGGTACGTTGCAAGTGTCGAGGTCGAAGGGTACCTTCTCTTCGTCTTCCTCCAAATTGTCTTCTACGCCCACTCTCACAACGACTTATCGACAGCTAACTGAAGTTGAAGTCCGGGACCGGAAAGCACGTGGGGTATGCTTTAAGTGCAAGGGGAAGTGGCATAGGGGCCACGAATGCAAGTTTCCCGAGCTCCAGATTATTATTCTTAAAGATGAGGACTCGGAAAAGAGTGAGGATTACCCTATTGAGGAGTCCCTGGGTTTGCGCTCTCCAACCACGCCGGAAGCCCAATTGGTTGAGGTTTCCTTCAACTCTGTGGTCGGATTGACATCTCCTAAGACAATGAAGTTCCTCGGCAGCATCAATGGTCATGAGGTGGTGGTTCTCGTTGATAGCGaagccacccacaacttcattaCTTTTGAGCTAGCTTCCAAATTGTCTCTACCCATTTTTTCGACTGATTCGTATGGTGTTTAAATGGGGACGGGTCAGGCAATCAAGGGAGAGGGTGTTTGTCACACAGTACCCCTAGTGTTGCAGGAGTTGTAGATCGTGGATGATTTCCTTCCGCTACCTCTCGGGAGTACCGATGTTACTTTGGGCATACAGTGGCTGGAGACATTGGGAGGCACTTACCATCATTGGAAATATCATATTATGAAGCTTAATGTTAGTGGCAAGGCCATCACTCTTTGAGGT
This genomic interval from Humulus lupulus chromosome 8, drHumLupu1.1, whole genome shotgun sequence contains the following:
- the LOC133796994 gene encoding glucan endo-1,3-beta-glucosidase 8, encoding MSQEKLVIVTLVVLVVFMAMVSTGSGVGVNWGTLASNQIPPRKIVRMLKENGFTKLKLFEADEWILAALMGTHIEVMVAIPNRLLEEMSDDPKAAASWVEANVTSYLYTGGVNIRYVAVGNEPFLEAYNGAYLHTTLPALKNIQQALNDQGVGSRVKATVPLNADIYFSPDSNPVPSAGDFRAEIRDITIELVQYLHVNDAPFTVNIYPFLSLYSDEYFPLDFAFFDGKNFKPLRDGDRVYKNVFDANFDTLVAALNKAGFPDTKIIVGEVGWPTDGDKHANIKNAKRFNQGMLQHALSGNGTPARNGKIEIYLFSLIDENAKSVEPGNFERHWGIFEYDGKPKYGLDLSGSRKNKGLVAVDGVEYMLKRWCVLNSDIKYLDELPENIDYACSLSDCTALGYGCSCNNLSVHQNASYAFNMYYQVNGQIRWTCDFSGLAMVTDEDPSVGDCQFPVMIAYGSSLQRGLSEKVMRIVGLFTLLIILL